The Ruania alba genome has a window encoding:
- the frr gene encoding ribosome recycling factor, translating to MIDDTLLEAEEKMEKAVEVAREDLAGIRTGRANAGMFTKIEVDYYGAPTPLQQLASITIPEARTVLIGPYDKSAMAAVEKALRESDIGANPSNDGNVIRVVLPQLTEERRRDYVKLAKSKGEDARVSVRNIRRRAKEELDRIAKDGETGEDEVNRAQGELDALTKKHTDLVDSLLAGKEKELLEV from the coding sequence GTGATCGACGACACCCTCCTCGAAGCCGAGGAGAAGATGGAGAAGGCCGTAGAGGTCGCTCGGGAGGATCTCGCCGGGATCCGCACCGGGCGTGCGAACGCCGGGATGTTCACCAAGATCGAGGTGGACTACTACGGCGCGCCCACCCCGCTGCAACAGCTCGCCTCGATCACCATCCCCGAGGCGCGCACGGTGCTCATCGGCCCGTACGACAAGAGCGCGATGGCCGCCGTGGAGAAGGCGCTGCGGGAGTCCGACATCGGCGCCAACCCGAGCAACGACGGCAACGTGATCCGCGTCGTCCTGCCGCAGCTCACCGAGGAGCGGCGGCGTGACTACGTCAAGCTGGCCAAGTCCAAGGGGGAGGACGCGCGCGTGTCAGTGCGCAACATCCGCCGCCGGGCCAAGGAGGAGCTGGACCGGATCGCCAAGGACGGCGAGACGGGCGAGGACGAGGTGAACCGTGCCCAGGGCGAGCTCGACGCGCTCACCAAGAAGCACACCGACCTCGTCGACTCGTTGCTCGCCGGCAAGGAGAAGGAACTGCTCGAGGTCTGA
- a CDS encoding phosphatidate cytidylyltransferase: MTEPETPDAPNDPPAASTRRAQRRAERSAQLEAELAAHTSARRARTMAVTGQVPIGTVALPAAPATTPEPRQLLAGASADRPSRTGRNLPVAIAVGLGLGAVLVLSLFLRKEVFLGLAVLACGVALWELDRALRTREVRLPLLPLLVGTVGMLVSAYSAGIEALLVAFLLTAGGVFVWRVLDGGGVVALREATTGIFAAAYIPFLAGFLTIMLSADDGPWRVLLVIALVVANDVGGFTAGVLFGRHPMAPTVSPKKSWEGAAGSLLLAVAVGVGFAVLLFDLPWWTGALIGVGAVLGATAGDLAESLLKRDLGVKDMGTTLPGHGGILDRVDSVLLAAPVVFAVLLVVHPA; the protein is encoded by the coding sequence GTGACTGAGCCCGAGACTCCTGACGCGCCGAACGATCCGCCAGCGGCGTCGACGCGGCGCGCCCAGCGGCGGGCCGAACGGTCTGCTCAGTTGGAGGCGGAGCTTGCGGCGCACACCTCGGCCCGGCGCGCTCGGACCATGGCGGTGACCGGACAGGTACCGATCGGCACCGTCGCGCTCCCGGCTGCACCTGCCACGACGCCGGAACCGCGACAACTGCTGGCAGGGGCATCCGCTGATCGACCCTCTCGTACGGGGAGGAACCTGCCGGTCGCGATTGCGGTGGGCCTGGGTCTTGGTGCGGTGCTGGTCCTGTCGCTGTTCCTGCGCAAGGAGGTCTTCCTCGGCCTCGCTGTCCTCGCCTGTGGCGTCGCTCTGTGGGAGCTGGATCGTGCGCTGCGCACGCGCGAGGTCCGGCTCCCGTTGCTTCCGTTGCTGGTGGGGACGGTCGGCATGCTCGTCTCGGCCTATTCGGCGGGGATCGAGGCGCTTCTGGTGGCGTTCCTCCTCACCGCTGGCGGTGTGTTCGTCTGGCGGGTGCTCGACGGCGGGGGAGTGGTGGCACTCCGGGAGGCGACCACGGGCATCTTCGCGGCCGCCTACATCCCGTTCCTGGCCGGGTTCCTCACCATCATGCTCTCCGCCGACGACGGTCCCTGGCGGGTGCTCCTGGTGATCGCCCTGGTGGTGGCCAACGATGTCGGCGGGTTCACCGCCGGGGTGCTGTTCGGGCGACACCCGATGGCTCCGACGGTCAGCCCGAAGAAGTCCTGGGAAGGGGCTGCCGGTTCCCTGCTGCTCGCAGTCGCCGTCGGGGTGGGGTTCGCCGTGCTCCTGTTCGACCTGCCGTGGTGGACCGGGGCGCTCATCGGTGTGGGTGCAGTGCTCGGGGCGACGGCCGGCGACCTGGCCGAGTCGCTGCTGAAGCGGGACCTCGGTGTCAAGGACATGGGCACCACCCTGCCCGGGCACGGGGGAATCCTGGATCGGGTGGACTCGGTCCTGCTTGCCGCTCCCGTGGTGTTCGCCGTGCTGTTGGTGGTGCACCCGGCGTGA
- a CDS encoding M23 family metallopeptidase, whose product MPTSLRSDSPSRRPESRSPRRRHARLRRGQLPGLLALTTAVILGAPPATTGALDSGTGGTTPTEAGPPVTHRWPLAPVPEDPAEAVRRGFDRPPAPWAAGHRGVDIPAETGQPVFASGTAVVAFAGAVVDRPVVSLEHPGGLRTTYEPVAPTVEVGDAVVAGDLIGTVSTGGHCTGCLHWGARAGAGYYLDPLTLLSGPVQIRLYPITTDDPRRGRTRRAGAPG is encoded by the coding sequence ATGCCCACCTCGTTGCGTTCTGATTCCCCTTCCCGGCGCCCTGAATCCCGCAGTCCACGGCGCAGGCATGCACGCCTCCGTCGTGGACAGCTGCCGGGGCTCCTGGCGCTGACGACCGCCGTCATCCTCGGTGCACCACCAGCAACGACGGGTGCGCTCGACTCCGGCACCGGCGGAACCACACCGACCGAGGCAGGCCCTCCGGTCACACACCGATGGCCGTTGGCACCAGTTCCGGAAGACCCCGCAGAAGCTGTCCGTCGCGGTTTCGACCGCCCACCGGCACCATGGGCAGCCGGCCACCGCGGCGTCGATATCCCGGCCGAGACGGGCCAGCCGGTGTTCGCCAGCGGTACCGCCGTGGTGGCGTTCGCCGGTGCAGTTGTCGACCGCCCGGTCGTCTCGCTCGAGCACCCGGGTGGCCTACGGACAACCTACGAACCAGTCGCACCCACGGTCGAGGTGGGGGACGCCGTCGTGGCCGGGGACCTGATCGGAACGGTCAGCACAGGTGGGCACTGCACCGGCTGCTTGCACTGGGGCGCACGGGCGGGCGCCGGATACTACCTAGATCCCCTGACACTGCTCTCGGGGCCCGTGCAGATCCGGCTCTATCCGATCACCACCGATGATCCGCGGCGCGGTCGGACTAGGCGCGCGGGTGCGCCTGGCTGA
- a CDS encoding carbohydrate ABC transporter permease produces the protein MSATPVRAPRSATPTESVTREGLRLRHRAENLRGWLYCSPFLFFFILFLVWPTIYGLYMSFTGLTLTGANTGWVGVDNYVEAFADPEVWSSLGNTLWFTVLSSIPLVVIALALAVLVNVGLPGQWFWRLSFFLPYLLASTVISLFWKWIFNPQLGLLNTMIGWVGLEPVQWLNDENWAMHGVVIATVWWTIGFNFLLYLAALQAIPDQLYEAASLDGAGTWRKFTHITLPQLAPTTVLVVVLQILASLKIFDQIYQMTGGGPAGATRPILQYVYEAGFTGYRLGYASAISYIFFFIIIAISVAYTVAISRRSVKS, from the coding sequence ATGAGCGCAACTCCGGTCCGAGCTCCCCGCTCGGCAACCCCAACAGAATCCGTCACTCGCGAAGGCCTGCGCCTGCGGCATCGCGCGGAGAACCTGCGCGGGTGGCTCTACTGCAGCCCATTCCTGTTCTTCTTCATCCTGTTCCTGGTCTGGCCGACGATCTACGGCCTGTACATGAGTTTCACCGGGCTGACCCTCACCGGCGCGAACACCGGCTGGGTCGGGGTGGACAACTACGTCGAGGCGTTCGCCGACCCCGAGGTGTGGTCCTCGCTGGGGAACACCCTCTGGTTCACGGTGCTCTCCTCGATCCCGCTCGTGGTGATCGCACTGGCTCTCGCCGTCCTGGTGAACGTGGGCCTGCCGGGCCAGTGGTTCTGGCGGCTCAGCTTCTTCCTGCCGTACCTGCTGGCCTCCACGGTGATCTCGCTGTTCTGGAAGTGGATCTTCAATCCGCAGCTCGGTCTGCTCAACACCATGATCGGGTGGGTCGGGCTCGAGCCGGTCCAGTGGCTCAACGACGAGAACTGGGCCATGCACGGCGTGGTCATCGCCACCGTGTGGTGGACGATCGGATTCAACTTCCTGCTCTACCTGGCCGCTCTGCAGGCCATCCCGGACCAGCTCTACGAAGCGGCCTCGCTCGACGGCGCCGGCACATGGCGCAAGTTCACCCACATCACGCTGCCGCAACTCGCGCCCACCACGGTGCTGGTGGTGGTGCTGCAGATCTTGGCGTCACTGAAGATCTTCGATCAGATCTACCAGATGACCGGTGGTGGACCCGCAGGCGCCACTCGCCCGATCCTGCAATACGTCTACGAGGCTGGCTTCACCGGCTACCGGCTCGGCTACGCCTCTGCTATCAGCTACATCTTCTTCTTCATCATCATCGCCATCTCCGTGGCTTACACGGTGGCCATCTCGCGTCGGAGTGTGAAGTCATGA
- a CDS encoding extracellular solute-binding protein: protein MQRSSLARTPRGGPLLSRRSLLTGAAGLTAAGALGSCAASGTASGTLPIAYWHLLSGPDGVTMGGLVDDFNAAHENVDVTQTVLAWGSPYYTKLAMASAGGRAPDLAIMHAARVPGYAPGGLLDPWDGDLLAEFGVTQEDFPELIWDKNVFDGTLTAIALDSHPFVLYYNTEIAERAGALGSDGLLVDVSEPEEFRDLARELGAATDGGHGLAFGYLGDGSNMWRMFYTYYTQTGATIELPVGGTMQYDEETAIATLEWILSLIDGELGNDSHDGGTAISEFITGSAGMFFGGVWETGNYRAAGVPFDMTVIPAVFGQPSAYADSHAFILPHQSNPDEEKRRWVHQFVAETLKGSLAWADAGHIPAYSPVVQSPAYDDLVPQSHYADATEFLVYDPPAWFSGSGGDFHKYFGEYIQNVFARSVSPLDGWNGFVDRINALLAKPSPV, encoded by the coding sequence ATGCAACGTAGCTCTCTTGCCCGCACCCCACGGGGTGGACCACTCCTGAGTCGCCGGTCGTTGCTGACCGGCGCAGCAGGCCTGACCGCCGCTGGGGCTCTCGGATCCTGCGCCGCCTCAGGAACAGCCTCCGGGACGCTGCCCATCGCCTACTGGCACCTGCTCTCCGGCCCAGACGGAGTCACCATGGGCGGCCTGGTGGACGACTTCAACGCCGCGCACGAGAATGTCGACGTCACCCAGACCGTACTGGCATGGGGCTCGCCGTACTACACCAAGCTCGCGATGGCCTCAGCCGGTGGACGTGCCCCCGACCTGGCGATCATGCACGCCGCGCGGGTGCCGGGATACGCCCCGGGTGGCCTGCTCGACCCGTGGGACGGCGACCTGTTGGCCGAGTTCGGCGTGACGCAGGAGGACTTCCCCGAGCTGATCTGGGACAAGAACGTCTTCGACGGTACCCTCACCGCGATCGCCCTGGACTCTCACCCGTTCGTGCTCTACTACAACACCGAGATCGCCGAGCGCGCCGGAGCGCTCGGCTCGGACGGGCTGCTCGTGGACGTCAGTGAGCCCGAGGAGTTCCGTGACCTCGCTCGCGAGCTCGGCGCCGCCACCGACGGTGGGCACGGCCTGGCATTCGGCTACCTGGGTGATGGCTCGAACATGTGGCGGATGTTCTACACCTACTACACCCAGACCGGAGCGACGATCGAGCTCCCCGTGGGCGGCACGATGCAGTACGACGAGGAGACGGCGATCGCCACGCTGGAGTGGATCCTCTCCCTGATCGACGGCGAGCTCGGCAACGACAGCCACGACGGCGGTACCGCCATCTCCGAGTTCATCACCGGCAGTGCCGGGATGTTCTTCGGCGGCGTGTGGGAGACCGGCAACTACCGCGCGGCCGGGGTGCCGTTCGACATGACGGTGATTCCCGCCGTCTTCGGCCAGCCCAGCGCCTACGCGGACTCGCACGCATTCATCCTTCCGCACCAGAGCAATCCGGACGAGGAGAAGCGACGGTGGGTGCACCAGTTCGTGGCCGAGACGCTCAAGGGCTCCCTCGCCTGGGCCGATGCCGGGCACATCCCCGCCTACTCCCCGGTGGTGCAGAGTCCCGCCTACGACGACCTGGTTCCCCAGTCGCATTATGCGGACGCCACTGAGTTCCTGGTGTACGACCCGCCGGCGTGGTTCTCCGGGTCCGGTGGCGACTTCCACAAGTACTTCGGCGAGTACATCCAGAACGTCTTCGCGCGCAGCGTGTCGCCGCTGGACGGCTGGAATGGGTTCGTCGACCGCATCAACGCCCTGCTCGCCAAGCCGAGCCCGGTCTGA
- the rpsB gene encoding 30S ribosomal protein S2: MAVVTMRQLLESGVHFGHQTRRWNPKMKRFIFTERNGIYIIDLQQSLQDIDRAYDFVKETVAHGGTILFVGTKKQAQEAVAEQATRVGMPYVNQRWLGGMLTNFGTVSKRLSRLKELEEVDFDDVAASAFTKKELLMQRRERDKLARTLGGIRDMAKLPSAVWIVDTKKEHLAVAEARKLNIPVVAILDTNCDPDEVDYPIPGNDDAIRAVTLLTRVIADGAAEGLVARHGGGSANAPADAEPLAEWERELLAAHESEGAEKSAGAEGAAATDAPATDAPAAEAPAAEAPAAEAPAAEAPVAEAPAAEAPVAEAPAAEAPADETPAAEVTPTDEPAGDNAQD; this comes from the coding sequence ATGGCCGTCGTCACCATGCGCCAGCTCCTCGAGAGCGGCGTCCACTTCGGGCACCAGACCCGTCGGTGGAACCCCAAGATGAAGCGCTTCATCTTCACCGAGCGCAACGGGATCTACATCATCGACCTGCAGCAGTCCCTGCAGGACATCGACCGTGCCTACGACTTCGTCAAGGAGACGGTCGCGCACGGCGGCACGATCCTGTTCGTCGGTACGAAGAAGCAGGCCCAGGAGGCCGTGGCCGAGCAGGCCACTCGCGTGGGGATGCCCTACGTCAACCAGCGTTGGCTGGGTGGCATGCTCACCAACTTCGGCACGGTCAGCAAGCGGCTCTCGCGCCTGAAGGAGCTCGAGGAGGTCGACTTCGACGACGTCGCAGCGAGCGCTTTCACGAAGAAGGAGCTGCTGATGCAGCGCCGCGAGCGCGACAAGCTGGCCCGCACCCTGGGCGGTATCCGCGACATGGCCAAGTTGCCGTCGGCCGTGTGGATCGTGGACACGAAGAAGGAGCACCTCGCGGTCGCCGAGGCGCGCAAGCTGAACATCCCGGTGGTGGCCATCCTGGACACCAACTGTGACCCGGACGAGGTCGACTACCCGATCCCGGGCAACGACGACGCGATCCGCGCCGTCACCCTGCTGACCCGGGTGATCGCCGACGGTGCGGCCGAGGGCCTGGTGGCCCGCCACGGCGGCGGCAGCGCGAACGCACCGGCCGACGCCGAGCCGCTCGCCGAGTGGGAGCGAGAGTTGCTCGCCGCACACGAGTCCGAGGGGGCCGAGAAGTCCGCCGGCGCGGAGGGCGCTGCCGCGACCGACGCACCCGCGACCGACGCGCCCGCTGCTGAGGCCCCGGCTGCTGAGGCTCCGGCTGCTGAGGCTCCGGCTGCTGAGGCTCCGGTTGCTGAGGCTCCGGCTGCTGAGGCTCCGGTTGCTGAGGCGCCCGCCGCTGAAGCCCCGGCTGACGAGACCCCGGCCGCCGAGGTCACCCCGACCGACGAGCCTGCCGGCGACAACGCCCAGGACTGA
- the pyrH gene encoding UMP kinase has protein sequence MSTTPVHPRRVLLKLSGEVFGGGAVGLDPGVVASVAREIAEAVHDGVQVSVVVGGGNFFRGAELSQSGMDRARADYMGMLGTVMNCLALQDFLEKAGVNTRVQTAITMGQVAEPYIPLRAIRHMEKGRAVIFGAGAGMPYFSTDTVAIQRALETHCGEVLVGKNGVDGVYTADPRVDPAATRIDYLTFDEAIQKDLRVVDSTALALCRDNDLTMRVFGMNDPGNVAGALKGEKIGTIVTSQPRPSEPNPSLQNKEQA, from the coding sequence ATGAGTACCACCCCCGTCCACCCACGTCGCGTCCTGCTCAAGCTCTCCGGTGAGGTCTTTGGCGGCGGCGCCGTCGGCCTTGATCCCGGGGTCGTCGCCTCCGTGGCACGAGAGATCGCCGAGGCGGTACACGATGGGGTGCAGGTGTCCGTCGTGGTCGGCGGGGGGAACTTCTTCCGTGGGGCCGAGCTCTCTCAGAGCGGGATGGACCGGGCCCGGGCGGACTACATGGGCATGCTCGGCACCGTGATGAACTGTCTGGCACTGCAGGACTTCCTGGAGAAGGCCGGGGTGAACACGCGGGTGCAGACCGCGATCACCATGGGGCAGGTCGCCGAGCCCTACATCCCGCTGCGGGCCATCCGGCACATGGAGAAGGGCCGTGCAGTGATCTTCGGGGCCGGCGCGGGGATGCCCTACTTCTCCACCGACACCGTCGCCATCCAGCGCGCCTTGGAGACCCATTGCGGCGAGGTCCTGGTCGGCAAGAACGGTGTGGACGGTGTGTACACGGCTGATCCCCGCGTCGATCCCGCGGCCACCCGGATCGACTACCTCACCTTCGACGAGGCCATCCAGAAGGACCTGCGAGTGGTCGACTCCACCGCCCTGGCGCTGTGCCGTGACAACGACCTGACCATGCGGGTGTTCGGGATGAACGACCCAGGGAACGTGGCCGGAGCGCTCAAGGGTGAGAAGATCGGAACCATCGTGACGTCTCAGCCCCGGCCGAGCGAGCCGAACCCGTCCCTGCAGAACAAGGAGCAAGCGTGA
- a CDS encoding tyrosine recombinase XerC — MVSRAAGAPGERAGDAGLLEAFESFLDAQRGLSAHTVRAYRADVLTLLASLPADGRQVPATDLQHLDLTALRSWLAEQSGRGLARATLARRAASARTFTAWAHRTGRLASDPGLRLLAPKPDSVIPVVLEVDEAAAVLETARAMTADGDAGPAAIRDWCVLELLYASGVRVAELVGLDVHDVNRADRLIRVLGKGGKERMVPFGVPAGRALECWLEARATWPTRDADADALFLGQRGGRLGARQVRDMVHRMTAVAGVRDLAPHGLRHSTATHLLAGGSDLRSVQEVLGHASLSTTQRYTHISADRLRSAFSQAHPRA, encoded by the coding sequence ATGGTGAGCCGTGCGGCGGGCGCCCCCGGAGAACGGGCCGGGGACGCAGGATTGCTGGAGGCGTTCGAGTCCTTCCTCGACGCCCAGCGAGGCCTGTCCGCACACACGGTGCGCGCGTATCGAGCAGACGTGCTCACCCTGCTGGCCAGCCTGCCGGCCGACGGTCGGCAGGTGCCGGCCACGGATCTGCAGCACCTCGATCTCACCGCACTGCGCAGCTGGCTTGCGGAGCAGTCGGGGCGGGGGTTGGCCCGTGCGACCTTGGCGCGCCGGGCGGCATCGGCACGCACCTTCACGGCCTGGGCGCACCGCACCGGACGCCTGGCCTCAGACCCAGGGCTGCGCCTGCTTGCACCCAAGCCGGACTCCGTGATCCCGGTCGTGCTGGAGGTCGACGAGGCCGCCGCGGTGCTGGAGACCGCACGTGCCATGACCGCTGACGGCGATGCCGGGCCGGCAGCGATCCGGGACTGGTGTGTGCTCGAACTGCTCTACGCCAGCGGTGTGCGAGTGGCTGAGCTGGTCGGGCTCGATGTGCACGATGTCAATCGCGCGGACCGGCTGATCCGTGTGCTCGGCAAGGGCGGGAAGGAGCGGATGGTCCCCTTCGGAGTGCCGGCCGGTCGTGCCCTGGAGTGCTGGCTCGAGGCGCGGGCCACGTGGCCGACCCGGGATGCCGACGCAGATGCCCTGTTCCTCGGGCAACGCGGCGGTCGCCTGGGGGCGCGGCAGGTCCGGGACATGGTGCACCGGATGACGGCGGTGGCCGGTGTCCGCGACCTGGCTCCGCACGGATTACGTCACTCCACCGCCACCCACCTGCTGGCGGGGGGCTCGGATCTGCGGTCGGTCCAGGAAGTGCTCGGGCACGCCTCCCTGTCGACCACGCAGCGCTATACGCACATCTCAGCGGACCGGCTCCGGTCGGCCTTCAGCCAGGCGCACCCGCGCGCCTAG
- the tsf gene encoding translation elongation factor Ts: protein MANYTAADIKTLRERTGAGMLDVKKALDEADGDLTKAQEVIRVKGLKGVSKRESRSASDGLVAVKIVDDAQGQVGVLVEVNSETDFVAKNDVFVTLADQVVSTALESGGTDVEQVLAAEVDGRALSSVVDDTAATLGEKVVVRRLARVNGTKVTEYLHRTNKDLPPQVGVLVASDEAGAAVARDVAMHIAAFSPTFLSRDDVPADKVADERRIAEETARNEGKPEQAIPKIIEGRLNGFFKEVALLDQPFAKDPKKTVGQIVSEAGGTLTGFARFRVGA, encoded by the coding sequence ATGGCGAACTACACCGCCGCTGACATCAAGACGCTCCGTGAGCGCACCGGTGCCGGCATGCTCGACGTCAAGAAGGCCCTGGACGAGGCGGACGGCGACCTGACCAAGGCGCAGGAAGTCATCCGCGTCAAGGGCCTCAAGGGTGTCAGCAAGCGCGAGAGCCGCTCTGCCTCGGACGGCCTTGTCGCCGTCAAGATCGTCGACGATGCCCAGGGGCAGGTCGGCGTGCTGGTCGAGGTGAACTCCGAGACCGACTTCGTCGCCAAGAACGACGTCTTCGTCACTCTTGCCGACCAGGTGGTCAGCACGGCTCTTGAGTCGGGCGGCACCGATGTCGAGCAGGTGCTCGCCGCTGAGGTGGACGGCCGCGCGCTCTCGTCCGTGGTCGACGACACGGCCGCGACCCTCGGTGAGAAGGTCGTGGTGCGTCGGCTCGCTCGCGTGAACGGGACCAAGGTCACCGAGTACCTGCACCGCACGAACAAGGACCTGCCGCCGCAGGTCGGCGTGCTGGTGGCCAGCGACGAGGCCGGAGCGGCAGTGGCGCGGGATGTGGCGATGCACATCGCGGCTTTCTCGCCCACGTTCCTCAGCCGCGACGACGTCCCGGCCGACAAGGTCGCCGACGAGCGTCGCATCGCCGAGGAGACCGCCCGGAACGAGGGCAAGCCGGAGCAGGCGATCCCGAAGATCATCGAGGGCCGTCTGAACGGCTTCTTCAAGGAGGTCGCACTCCTGGACCAGCCGTTCGCGAAGGACCCGAAGAAGACGGTCGGTCAGATCGTCTCCGAGGCCGGCGGAACCCTCACCGGTTTCGCTCGGTTCCGCGTCGGGGCCTGA